In one Prochlorococcus marinus XMU1404 genomic region, the following are encoded:
- the clpS gene encoding ATP-dependent Clp protease adapter ClpS, whose translation MLSIKLEQIANNNSAVIEKKPAELKNKSPKYKVLLHNDPVNSMEYVTISLREVVPQLSEQDAIAIMLEAHNTGVGLVIVCDLEPAEFYSESLKSKGISSSIEKED comes from the coding sequence ATGCTATCTATAAAGTTAGAACAAATTGCAAATAATAATTCAGCAGTGATTGAAAAGAAACCTGCTGAATTAAAAAATAAATCTCCAAAATATAAGGTTTTACTTCATAATGACCCAGTAAATTCTATGGAGTATGTCACTATTTCACTGCGAGAAGTTGTTCCTCAATTAAGTGAACAAGATGCTATTGCAATAATGCTTGAAGCACACAATACGGGCGTGGGTTTAGTAATTGTTTGTGATTTAGAGCCAGCAGAATTCTACTCAGAATCATTAAAATCTAAAGGAATTTCTAGTTCAATTGAGAAAGAGGATTAA